Genomic window (Culex pipiens pallens isolate TS chromosome 3, TS_CPP_V2, whole genome shotgun sequence):
acaaatccaATTTATATTGAAGTTaaagcaaaacattgaaaacattttctCTAGTTTTTCTAATCATAATTATCTTCCTTCTATATTAATCATCACCGCAACTCTCAGAGCAGAGCACTTCAAGCCGGAGTACATTAGCGAAATGTTGTTCAGCCACCGCACCGCaacataaattattcaaaatctgACAGCATAACGGCTAAGCTAATTTGCATACGGCAGAAAACGCATCCATCTTCGCTCACACAAGGCCGTCAAATCCTTGCCAAACAGAAAGAGAGACCCCatacaaaatttaccaaatttgaaACGATTTCAACGCAGCAAAATACAACAAGCACAAACCGATCGCCATTTCGAAGCGGATCGATTGCATCCAAATGGCTTTAATTTGAGCGGTGTTTCAACAGGGAAATGAGCCAAGTCCGGGGAGGGTGGACTTGAACTTCCGGCTGTGCGTCCGGATACGTCGGAAGCCGGAGGCTGCCGGCAACAGAACCAGAAGCAAAACAGGGCCTCGCGTAATCCGCATATCCAttgcagccagccagccagccagcagccCGATGAGGAAGGGGAAACAAAGTCAAAGGAGGCCTCTCGGACGAACTGGGGCACTGAAAAGAACTCAATAGAAAGTTTGATAAATATTCTTTTTAATTGAATCCAAATgcccaaaaaaatcaactttttttgaatatcgctacaaaaattatcacatatacatatgtttatattttttggaacGTAATTCTCGATCTTCGTTGAttcattttatttgaatgaaattttgtacaCATGTTAAAGGCCATTTTTCAAAACAGGTGGTGGTGGTAGTTAATTTATTTCAGGCAGCTTTAACATTTATGTCATTCGCTGCCTTTTCAATACAggactccatacaattttgcgggctggtcaTGCGAATGGTCGAAAATCCTTATATTTAGAaaggattttctaatcgatttggtttcttccgtaaagttgtagattatgatgacttttcagaaaaataacaaCACAGGGAAATGTTTCCATTTAtttaaatgtcattttttattaGTATAAGTTTAATacccaaaaaactttttcttaattttcttcttTTGATATAATCCAGTGAACCTAAAAAGGGATCTTTAACGTTTTAAggtggtacaaaatttaaaaccgaaggtatatttttttgaaaaaaatatgatatttttggaaaaaataatatatactagcaaacttaatattttaataatattaaaatttaaaataaactgtgcaaccaaaaattactttacacatttgttattataaaaaagttttcaagttaaagtcaagtaaaaataattttttgataaaattaaaaaaaaaatgttgagtttttattcgcaattttaaaatatggtgataaaaattcctacaattttcctttttgacaTTGTTGACCTTTAAGAGACATACCTATAAAAAgctcaaaatttaatattatagAAAATATGTTCAACCCACTAATAAGATGatcaattctgaaaatttcatgaagatattccatgataaaattgttaaaagccAATTTAAGCTTGAAAGTTACCATAGGCAAGGCGATCTGTAAAAATTTCTTAGCGTTTTTCGCAatacaccgagttgatttacgggttgTTGAAATTGGGTGTGAAGATTCCAAAGACATACTCCTTGTGCATGACGatgccgattttgaaattttggttttcttaaaaaaaatttgaacactgacgattttttataagaccattttatattttaaccattttttcaaACCGATTTCATCATGCACACGAGACCGGTTTTGtcagtcttcaccaaaattttgtgcTCATTTAGTAAAAATTGTAATCAGATTTCATGGTACCCATTTTTTGAAACCGCTTATTTTTAATAGCTATTTCTCGACAATAATGCAACCAAATGccttaaaattcatttgaaattgattaggccgatgaaaatattttaaaaaaatttttccttggctctggccggggtcaaggggggcaaaaaacatttcaatacaaaaagtgttttaaaaagcattttacactagttcagttgttttgcaaacattagttttcaaaaaatgtgtgatttgacgataacaaaaatttcaacgaaaaaaaaaacattttgcgatttTAAAGaccacaaatttttaaaagttcaagagatttttaaatcaacccaaacatgctaaaaaatatactaaacaaaggggaatgcattttaaattgatttcaggtgattgcacataaatttccattgaaaattttatgtttttgaaaaacaatttttttgccccGCTGATTTTTCGGGTCAACTTAGAATTGgtgggggtgacaaaaactttcaataaaatttgaaccagccTTATATTAATGCCCTGAAATcagatatgaaaaaaaaaatcgatttgtgcACATATCAAgccttgacatttttgccgatttaatTGTATGTAACTTCTTAAGGGTGCCACTAATTGTCTGGAATTTGGGGTGATTACTTCGAAAACATATCCCGattatgaaattatgtttttaaaatgtttgtgtaaaatgagtttttcttggAGTCATCTTGTTAGTCCTCATTTTGAATCTCGCGATATTTGAttcaatttgcatttaaaaaatgaaatctttatgatttttttttttgcttttttctttaaaatcatttcgaggaattcatttgaaaatatcCAAATCAAAGTGTTTAAAGCTCTTTTAAAGGATTACTCGTCATTCTAATCATAAAAAAtgccaaataataaataatcgacagaaaaaaaaactttccgtgGCATCCAGCAGTGGTACGCAGCATGTTCCATCGACAACTCACTCTGGGAAGTGCGGCGGCAAGGGAAGCGGAAAGACGCAGACACTTCCGTTGGTGCTGCTGTTGATGCCCTCTGCTGCTCTGCGATGCTTCCGGCCGACTGAGACTGTCTGTGGGGAGCGCCTCAGACCCCGACAGCCCCCGCGGTGAGAGACTTTCTTCTTGTTCGGCCGGGACTGATGGATGTGCCGTGGTCGTACGGAGAGAGCATGCAGTCAAGAAGCCCATCGACTCTGAACCCATGAATGCATAATTTATGGACGGGAGGCACAGTTTATGTGGCAGTGCAGAGAGGCTGAGGACCATTCACAACAGTCGAGACAAGAAGCTGGTGGAGTGTTCTTGGTGCAAATGAGCAACGGTCTCGAGTTGAGAAGAGTTTAATGTCAAATCGACTAAACGGTTAGGTGCTGATTATAATGACTGTTTTAGTTCATTCCAGTGAAAactttgaatacaaaaaaaaaatgtttaaaatacgcGTTTTATTTATCACGAAACGTAATCACaatttaaaataccaaaaaaactcaagaacaCAAAATTAAACCCGCAACTCCCTGGTAGTCACGCAAGCAGACACAGCCGCAGTCGACCGATTGCCGATTTGCTCTAgtggaatttaatttaaataaagtaaGCAAAATCCGCTTTGGAACGAACGGGCATGACGACCGGAGAAACGTGGATAAAAAACGTAAAACTCTCAACGGCCACCAAGAACCGTGTCGTCGTCCCCGAAGAAACAGGTGGATTCCACCGGCGGAATTACTTACCATCTTTGTACCATTGGCCAAAATATCATTTCCTTTGGCGGTGGCCAACGGTTTGGTTCGCGCGCCGGAAAGTTTAGACTGGTTCAATTTTTCAGTGTTGGTTTATTGattattcctgaaaaaaataagactcaactcaactcaactcaactcaactcaattcaactcaactcaactcaactcaactcaactcaactcaactcaactcaactcaactcaactcaactcaactcaactcaactcaactcaactcaactcaactcaactcaactcaactcaactcaactcaactcaactcaactcaactcaactcaactcaactcaactcaactcaactcaactcaactcaactcaactcaactcaactcaactcaactcaactcaactcaactcaactcaactcaactcaactcaactcaactcaactcaactcaactcaactcaactcaactcaactcaactcaactcaactcaactcaactcaactcaactcaactcaactcaactcaactcaactcaactcaactcaactcaactcaactcaactcaactcaactcaactcaactcaactcaactcaactcaactcaactcaactcaactcaactcaactcaactcaactcaactcaactcaactcaactcaactcaactcaactcaactcaactcaactcaactcaactcaactcaactcaactcaactcagtCCATTTCAACCGCAATTCATTTAAAAACTCCGGTCCAAGACGGAAAGATTTTAAAACCAGGGTCGTTTaaggttaaaaaataaaattaatcgaATTTCCAACGAATTTCAGccctaaattaattttaaaggaTTGATaaagtaatttcaaatatttcaatgcttttaAACTATTACCAAGTTTGTCAAAAATGTCCCACGGTGTACTTTTccaagaaatttagaaaaaaaaacgacaagtTGAAGGGGCCTGTCATTTTGAGAgccaaattgatttatttggttGAGAGTCTATTGAAACTTTCTAATCAAAATACAGTGCAGACACGATTGtctgaaggccttggcaaaatttaactTCCGATGAACAaaacttcggacaatcgaatcacaaaaaatatttattttttgttgtcttatttttgattgttgagctttagtatgaccttTAAACTAATCTAAAGTGATATAGAATTGTTAAATTGAAGATGGCTGCCAAAATGgcggaattttttttcctgatgtccaaagtcccatacaaacctccgggtaatcgagtctggactgtactgtgAAAGACtcgcatttttgacaatttttgatcaCTTTAAGTTGATGATTTCAAACCAATATATTAAGTTTTTTTGGCATCcggaataaaattaaattaaaattgaaacttttcaatGCATAACTGATCGTTAAGCCACATAAAAGTATTATCCAAATACAATtgtgagcatttaaaaaataaagcttgaaaaattttaccaaaaacttcaaaaaagcataggaaaaacaaatttcacaccATAATTCTTCCCGTGTCACGTAATTTTTCCGATCTTtgttctcaaaattcaaaatttgtaggaaaattaaaaaatcacaatttgattaaaaatgcagaataaacgaaaaaaaaatgtttatcgaAGCTTTTTGCAATAActgtttttttgcccccttcaAGAATTTTTTGAAGGGGTTGAAAGAAAGTTTTCTTTTGAAGGGGTtgaaattacgattttttttttcaaaaatatgatgGATTACAGCttgctttaaaatttcttttctgCTAGTTTTTAATTGTGATTAAACTGCCTATTTTGACACTTGAACTGTCAAGCTTGAGAAAAAGGGGATTTATTTTTCTCAAGCTTGAGAGTTTAGGAAGCGAAAATGATCGGCTCCagaaagagcggttttgcccacctctaataaaaatctcaaaatcttaaaaattatacagcaattccccacgaaaacaggatggaaaaaaacaaaagtgctcggatcgggctaaAAAATTTTCAGGGGGTTCcctggcccaaataattagacccgtatttttttgtttggccattagggtgacctacgccgtgttagggtggtctgaaaaattgccattttcgtcgattttcgcaaaaaccacttttttccaaaaatcataactctgcgtaatttcatccgattttagctgtcttatacgcaaaagaaaggtgataagttggtctttcaaagaaaaataataagaagcttcaaaaatctagccaaacataagaaaagggcgtatgaaacattaaaatgccgttttgacggtgtctgaacCTAAAAGCCTatgtttggaaatatttttatcggattccccagacatttttacataatatactaaaaaatgggaggagttcataaacaggattccgagatatgatttttagaaaataaaatccgtgtttttagACGCGctgcgcgcaaaaaccggaaaatgacgaaatcgacaaaaaatcaacttttttcactaaaactgtgataactttaaaatttcaacgatgacttatagatgtttgggtaccaaaattttcgtaattaaaagacgcaacttttctattttaatttcttaaaatttcttcaaactcATTCAATTCAATTATGTTGACAATATATTTTATCTCTGAGCTCAACTAAatattaagcattttttttatattttaattattgttatattttatttagaattttataaaaaaaaacaaacagtttgtaccaaaagtcaacaaaattttacaaaacaaaccgaattcccaaaataaaaaaaaaagttagttaagtTGGTATGAAAATAATCGAATCAGCCTACCAGCACCAGGTGGACGACCAGGGATTATTTAATCTCGCTGATTGAATTTCGCTACCCAGTCTGCGGCTTATCAGCGATGGTATTTGACTCCTCAATTAGCCTGGCCTGGATCCGACGATGATGTAAATAGCACGAGAGCTTGCAGGATGTGGTTCTCACGCAAATTGAAAGTTTCAAACCGACGTTTATTTCAAAGTGCAACTCCATTGaatacattcattttttttttggtttaacgTGAGTCAAACTCCTAAGAGGCCGAAAACTGCATCTTGTTGCTGTTGATTGGATCGTTGATGTCACTGTCGTCGCCGTTGGCCTGGTCCTCGGAGATCTTGAACTGAATCAGCACGATTAGGTAGGTGGTGATCGAGGAGGCAATCTAGAACAATGTGAGGTTAGGTTGGTTGTTAGGTTGAGGGTTTTTGTAGGGGCTTACCCCTGAGATGACGGACAAATCGATTGGGAACAGGCCGTACGCGTTGAACTCCAGCGGGTTGGCGGTCATAAAGGAGATCAGATCGTCCGCCTTGGACCGGAACTCCTCCTCGTTGGACTTGGACTTCATAAAGTACAGATAGTTGATGACCTTCTTCCACTCACCGCGCACGTTTTCTCCGCTCGTGAACAGTGACCAGAACTCGACTCCGTGCAGGAACAGCATGCTGCAGGCGGCCAACGCGTAGATCTCCGACCGGGACTGGCTGAAGCCGGACTTGATGTGGTTCAGCATGTAGTACAGCTGTACGGTGACGCAGATGAACGCCGACAGAAGGGAGAAGATGGCCTGCTTGCCGTAACAGTCGTTGATCTTGATGGACAGATCCTGCAGATGTTCGACCACCTCGCGGATGTTCTGGATTGCGTCGGCCGCGCTGATCGGTCGGATCTTGATCGTGCCGAGGGTGGTGATGCGGTTCAGCTTCTTGTCGTGGGCATGGTGgggttggtggtggtggggcAGCTGGGGCACGTTCGACAGGTTCATCGCCTTGAACTGGAGCTGCTCGAAGCCGTTGGGGAAGTTGCTGcagaaacaatcaaaaattcacACTTTAATAAATCATCACGAAACCAGATCGAAAATTCATCCAATTtattcaaacaaacaaagcaaggTCAACATACATCGACAAACATTACAATCCAAACAggaaaaaaatcacacacacaacaaacagTTTAAACAACTCAACACAAGCAGCAACTTTCACATTACTTCATCCCTTTGAGCAGCAGGGCCGATCGATCGGACAGGAACATAATGCAGCCGGCGAACTGGAAGTTGAACAGCAACAGCCCAAACTGCAACtccgagagagagagcgagacgGAAAACATATGAAACGGCGAAAAACAACCATtcggaaaattaaacatttccaTTTGTGCCGGGGCTCACTTTTGTTTTCCGctcattgtgtgtgtgtgtgtgtgtgtgtgtgtgtgggggaaattgaaaacaaaagtgAAAACAATTTTCCCGGTTTTATTTCGAGCAACACGAGGGTGACGTCGTCCGCGCCGAACCCGCTTTGTGAGCAATCAATTACAAATTGCTGCTGGAAATTAATTGCATTTTTGTTTTGGTGGTGGTTTTGATTCGCTGCGACTGAACATAATTTACTGGTCCAGCGTATTTTCACCCACGTTGTCTTGTATCAACAATTAGGAAACAATTGCATTTgaagcaatgatttttttgttgcgaaAACTACATTTTCTGACAGCAGCGTGGATTGTTCGCTTTTTTGTCTCCCGGTGGGGCAAATGTAATCAACTTCACGTTCCATAAAACTCTCGTTCCAATGGTTAATTGGAGCAATTACCAGATCAAGAACATTTAAAACTCCACAGTGTCATAGAAAGACAATGttaagcaattctctgagattttggaCATTCGATTATGTTTGTATATTTtaaaatccggctgaaacttttttggtgccttcggtttgctcaaagaagccattttccatcattagtttgtccatataattttttaaaatctgtatcttttgaaggaattttttgatcgatttggtgtcttcggcaaagttgtaggtatgggtgatgactacactgaaaaaaatgatacacggtaaacattttttgatcaattttaatttcactttgtgtcactaaaacttaatttgtaaaaaaactatatttttaattttatttgatatgttctaggggacataaaatgccaacttttcagaaatttctagaacgggcaaaaaatatttaaccgagttatttttttttttagtcaatacagattttctcaaaatatcgaaggtcgtaaaatattttccactttatttttcgatgtaaaattaaatttgcaatcaaaaactactttattgaaatttttatattgtgcaCCGTTTTAATGTTATAGTTATTTAtgctttttataataaaaatcgccggctttggattttttttattttttcccaaatgcaaaattagaaaatcgggcttcgtcatgcacaagaGATATGTTTAAAGAGTcttcacgccaaatttcagcgcCATCCTATTTCGAGATATTGGGGCACTCGTGGCAAtctcgttaaaaatatttacgagactagaatttttttttctacatttttatttttaatcccgCTGTAACATCaacttaggacagtggtcaatatgaagatttttatgtaaaattgtctgaaaaattaattcccATATTCGGGTtctgaaaatgttgacgtttagagcactgttcaaaaaaacacttacagtaaattatttttgtattttttaagttgagttcctccatcctgcatttttagtGAGTCTTTTTacaacattttaggctatttacaaaaaacttttgtacaaaaaaaatcgtgggcatcatttgactttttaaccaaaaatcagaaaatctcataaaagtggagtgtttttttctttcagtg
Coding sequences:
- the LOC120432346 gene encoding putative gustatory receptor 28a; this encodes MKSIKSFYYFSKLLGLCPFALDGTVVMGNARFNYVKQLLPTYLALLFYTVCLVSIFWQSGNTSDISNAANWIQFIPNSFAYIFALIFAIRHRAVSSEILATFSMCDEKLRTMFGISYTIANIKMKRISILACIVTLTCGGALSGLNYMIGVNLARIWTLFYWISFCMPKFGLLLFNFQFAGCIMFLSDRSALLLKGMNNFPNGFEQLQFKAMNLSNVPQLPHHHQPHHAHDKKLNRITTLGTIKIRPISAADAIQNIREVVEHLQDLSIKINDCYGKQAIFSLLSAFICVTVQLYYMLNHIKSGFSQSRSEIYALAACSMLFLHGVEFWSLFTSGENVRGEWKKVINYLYFMKSKSNEEEFRSKADDLISFMTANPLEFNAYGLFPIDLSVISGIASSITTYLIVLIQFKISEDQANGDDSDINDPINSNKMQFSAS